The Pagrus major chromosome 5, Pma_NU_1.0 genomic sequence acaaaataaaaacaataattggAATTACAAACGAAGAAAAACCTTCTATTGTTCCCTAATGTGAGTTGGTATTAGAAAAAGAAGGACAGAATATGTACcgacagtgctaaccactgtaCCACCATGCTACATGTTCATATCATTCATTTGTacattaaaataacatgaaTGATCCCTCTTGATTTGTAGTCCTTTGTGCCATAAATCATACAGTACATCTTTTTATAGCACAAGTCGCAAGTGGCGGTGGCCAACAATTGAATCATGGGGGTCAAGTAGTGTTGCGTGTGTGTTGTGCGAATTGTCATCTTAGCTCTGACACTACACAGTTGACTAACTCATTTGACTGACTCATTTAATTCCTTTGACTGTCAGTTCATCTCGAACTCGGCTGAGATAATCAGGATCTGGGTATCCATAGCTGCAAACACAAGGACAGAAATTCAGTGACTTCACATGGACAGTTTCATAGTCACAATGAAAATCCATATCACACATCCTGCTGAATGGTTTAGTGGCATAATGGTTTATGTCTGTGACTTGAACACAATCATAATTATAGTTTCTAATGTGGATATGATTACCTGATGGAAACTGGAGCAGGGACATTCTAATGGTATGTAATGCACATCAGTACAGTTAAATTTAACCAAATAAAAGTCCTTACTGTGTTGGCCCTCCATGTGTCGAGGTTTTGTGATGAATGTCATTCCATGTCACAATATTGTTCCTGCCACTCGTGGTGGACCGACCAACAGTGAAGATGAGTCTCTGCTCAAAGGCTTGCTTCAGCAGTTTCAGGATGCTTCTGCCCTCTGGGGAGTCAGGGAGATATGCTGTACGGGATGCACCTTCATATGGCTGACCAGGGTTCGGATGCtcctcctgcagacacacagtcGAGGTTTCCCTGCTTAATGTGTCCATTTTCAAGTGACTGGGGGTCCACAGCTTTTGGGCAACAGTAgctttttttgtgacaaattaTTTATTGCATTCTTTAAAAGGACATCACATAACATACACAgacgcacactcacactcacacaaaagccagaaaaaaatgatgatgtcaaTCCTGAGGAGGCAGGAAAGTTGTGCTGCTTCAATTCCTTCTACATAAAGCAAAGATAATGCTTCTGAGAACAGAATCAATTCAGAAAATCTAATTATTTTCCACAGAATCCTGAGTTAAAACTTTAATATCTCCCTCTACAAAAAGAGCACTGCTGGGCAGCGCCAGGCCACAAGGAATCATTTTGAATGAATTTTGGGTGTAACTGATGTTTGGGTGTACCTGACAAGAGAGCTGTATTCCTCCAAATCATGTGCCAATTGAGACCTACATTAGGAGACTAAATATCTAGACTACAGTAGAACAGAGTAGTACACTTTAAAGTGAACAActtaaagggacaattcaccACAAAACATGCTGGCCTCTTGTTTCAGGTAAACTGGTGAACTTGGCCCATAATACAGCAGCAGTATGTGAACGATCTGGTCTTAACCGAATCTTCCACTTGCACTGCTCCATATCGTCATGCAGGGCgtgttatttatttcatttatttctgttcagcaaaaataaaggaatCGGTCTTGCTGTTTCAATAGTTTTGGAGGGGACTGTATATATGAGAGACATGCTTTTTAGTTGCAATTTTCTGCTATACTAATAATGTATTCTTCTATTTGTTTAGGTTTTTACTGACCATCTCGCTGCTGTCTTTATGACTTGTGATATAGTGTCTTATTTGGAGGTACCTGTACAAATCATTTGATGGGAGCATAAATTGTTCCTGAAGTTGGGAAAAGGATTTGATTTTGTTCTGTCAAATAATTAGTAAAAATATAATTAGTTAATTGTGCTAAAACCTTTGTTGGCCCATTTAAACCAACTGTCCCAGGTAGAAAGAGGAAATCTTATATTGCCTACAATTGGCATAGCTCTTGAAATTGACTCCAGTCCCCTGAGCATTTTTTTCCAACTGTCGTCCAAACCTTCAGAGTATGTTTTATctattcattttcaaatgtatttctaTTGACAGAATTAATAATATTATGAAAGGCAATACTGATACTGGTCTGTCTGGGTCCACCCTATTTCCTCATCATTTCTTATCCATGCCAGTAATAGCCCAATAATAGTATTTAAATTGGGCAAGCCCAGGCCTCCCTTATCTTTCAACAGAAAAAGAGTCTTAAGTCTTATCCTGGGGCTCTTTTTCTGTCAGATAAATTTAGAAACtagtttattttatatatttgagATTGTAACTCTTATAGGTAGggactgaaatgaaaaagagaagtCGAGGAAGCAGATTCATTTTTTATCCACAACAGAATAGAGACGTAACTTGTCACCGAGAAGGTGGGAGATAGAGAGGGCCCTAATGTTCAGTTCAACAGTTCTAATAAAgtgttacatttaaaagaagaaataaaaacatttaaaatatgattaTAGATGACTATGTTGTACTTATCCAGCTTTcatatatgtaatgtaaaaaatatattttttaatatcgGCCGATTAATCAGCTATCAGCTTTTTCCTTCTCCCAACTATCGTTATTATATCGgccttaaaaaaacactatcGGTCGACCTCTGGTctgagtgatcagatctcaaATACATCCGTAATGCGTCTTGGGGATGTTCACTCCTGTCCACTTATGATCAGCTCACTCAGGAAGGCTTGAACAGGGACTGTTGATCCCAGTAGATCCCTGATGTCCCTCTGTCATCATGTAACCAAAGGTCCTAACATGCCTAAAGACTGTCAGCAAAGCTTGTAAATCAACCTTGAGTTGcattattttgtcaaatacTGTTTGAAAAGTCTAAAGTGACATTGGAATTGTTGAGTGTCATATCTGTAGCCTTACCTTTTGGATGCCACTTGGAATATCATAATGGATGATTATTGTTCCATAGTTCTCATATCCAGGCAAAGATGAAGAAGTTTTGGTGACATTCATTTTACCTCCATCAGGTTGTGTACCTTTCATAATGCCATATATCTTTCCACATGTTGGGCATACTGGCTTGTAGTCAAACGCTTGTTTCAGACAGTCTCTGCAGAATGAATGCTTGCACTGTAgagtctttttctctgtttttaataTGGGTTCCATACAGATTGGACATGCTTCTTCTTCAGGATCGTTACTGTGTGAAGGACCAGATGTGCTGTTTGGAGTGTCTGCCAGACATTTGTTGGGACGCTTGCTTGagctttttgtattttgtaaaagaAACTCTTTCAATTTAACAATGTGCACAAAAGGCCCAGTCACTGTTTCTTCATTTCTGTTGCGGCTGGGTTTAAAAAGGAGATGTGGAAATCTCCTCTGCAGGTCTTTGTGGTCATGTGGACTTACAGAGACAGAAGTAACCTGCAGGTCGGAAGCAGTTCTCTGGTAGAATGTGATGAATTGCTGTCTGACAAAGTCAGCACGGACAGGGTGTATAGACACATGCCGTGGTCTGAAAGTCACCTGTACTGTGCTACTTGGGTTACTGTGCACTGTTCCAAGGCCAGGCTGTGTTTCAATGACAAAAGTGTTCCCACAAATTTTGTCAAGCTGTTCTGCACACCTTTGCTCAATGTAGAGCATAACAACAGCAGATACATCCACAGATTTGACAGCAGTTAATGCCTGTTCATCCTGATGActgatttgtgcatgtgtggcaGGAATGTATTGACGCCTCATTGGTGACAGAAGGATATAAAGGTTCTCCAGTTCTTCATAGGTTCCTCTCACTTTGTAGCAGGAACCTTTTTTCTTTGGACTATGTGAATGAAGAATCTTCATTAATCTACCAGGGTCTTTGAAATCAGCTTCATCAATGGTGATGGTGATGTCTCTGAAAAACTGCAACAAGAcatgacagctacagttagctatTAGGCACATACCTACATCTCAGTGCAATATTCCACACATTTCTATTTAGAAATTTGGATGAAATCTTTTCTCTGGTAGTAATGCAGCAATGTGATTTTTAGCGCTAGTACATTATAATGGGGATTAGGCTGTGTTGAGTTTCTGAGTtggaaatgaagaaaaactgaGCGGGTAAAGGGTCaattttatcagattttttgcagcattttggTATGTAGCAGCCTGAACCCAGTGTTGTCAGAATCGAACGACACCAAATAGCCCAATCAGAACTACAAGCCCAGCTATTCTCTATAAGAGCCCAATCGTTCTCTGAACTAAGTTGAATGAACTAAAGATTTATAACGTTAAGTTACTGTTTTTACTTACATAAGCCTGTAAGTAAAACATAGTCGAAGGCAGTGTGGAGATCGCTCTTAATTAGCTGTGGCAGAGTGTAACTTTAACCAGAGGTGCAGGTATATGGCATAGAACACATATTTTTTAGTCGGCATTGCGTGTAACCACTTCTAAATCCCCTTTCATGCGATATTCgctacattgtttgagggaacTGCATACTTGTGGACGCAACCGTCACTGatgctaatgtagctcctcatttttttaaattttgacaATCTAAGGTTAAATCTTAAGGTTGTAAGGACTATGGCTGTTGGTAGCTGtagttgattttgttcaaataagCCAAATTGTATTTTTACGCGTTACTGTTCTTCAGACGATGAGGCTAAGATAGCTAATATGTGCTAACAGCAGTTgccacttgttgccatagcaatgGCAAGTATCACATAATGTGAATACTGTAGAGTGCAGATTCAGGCTACATTGTAAATACAGATAAGATCCCTTGTATTCAGCACAGTATGCATGATTTTAGTAGTTAGTAAAGTAAACCGATAGAAAAGAATTCCTTTTGATTTATTAGAATAAATAATTCTTTGGGATAATTTGGGATACTGTGATTTTGATACAATACTGTGATTGTTGCCATATATTATTgtcaatttctttattttttatttctgtcattattataataactaactgatgaaaaaaactaCTAAGCGGTCATTTGAATGTGTATAAGTGGGCCCTATATGTTttgtaaatgcaattttaagCCTAGTTATTGATCTTGGTGTGGACGGCTGTGTACGGTCGCTTGTCCGCAGATTGCAGCGCCGGAGGTTTGATCACTGGCTCCTCCAAATGTAGCCTTCTTTATTCAGTGCCTTGTTAGATTAGTCAGCCGTGCACAcagttattattactgtttttgtctgtattttcacatCTCTACTCTACCTGCTATTCAAGCTCACCACAgaggaatgtttttttaaaaaaaaagataaaacaaaaatttgTAGTGTTACAAAGACTCTTgaaagcaacgttacaggaccaaacaacagtactgtggtaactggtagtgtctttggcaacttatatgaggaaaaaaatactgaatttataCGTGGAAAACTGTCcatcatcctgtctgtcctaccgactcaGCAGAGCCAGAGCCTGCAGTTTAATGGCAGTGATTATGTGATgcgatttagagcaaaaaactttaactcacaaTTTCCCTGTCGCTTTCCACTATTGTGTcattgtagttactgtctctggaaacGTATATACTGAAAAAACCCCCACCAAATTTAATGAGCAAAAATCACCGTGACgatcagccctcccgaccgagtCTTCAGTGAACTTCCCTCAGAAAACAACCTCCCTCTCAgcgagtgagagccagacagggtctgctgtttactgatggtggttatgtaatgtaatttaaagCTAAAAACTTCTCTTTGTTACTTTCTATGACGCATGGTTGGTCAGGGTCTCAATTACAACactttataacagcatccatctaattataaacagttggaggatacatgtttagatttacaGGCGGAAACCAGGACAACACGTTCAAGAACAACCACGCAGATCTCAACGTTATGATGTGTACCATCACGCCACTTTTGGTTCTGCAACGTGGGCATGCTGTGttaaatgacacactggagtggCGGTGCACCATTCATGTGGCGATAGTGTgtaatctctgtgtgaaaagggcgATACAAACACTGCCAAACATGTGTGTGCCAACAAGccaacacacattttctcacttttccaACCATTCAAACtatattaaactattttctGCTCATTCATTGTTAAAGCCAGACactgtttaaatattaatgttgcCCATCTTTGATACATTATGAAACGTATTCAACTTTTCAGTCCCGTTCACAGTAATTGACTTGTTCCCACTGTTACTCCTTCAGCGACTTCTCAATGCAAATTCAAGCCAACAATGTAGGTTAGCTTCCAGCCAAGAGTATATTTCAAATCCTTCATTCTCACCCCACTATTATAACTCCTCATACTCTTAAAATACTACTTCAGATATGTTAATGCCACCAATTCACTTTGCCgtcagcttttcaacaaaccttTTCATATATTATTAGCATTACTCAAAGTTTGCCTTCTCTGGTTATTTTTTGTCGTTCTCTTCGTCCATTTTAGTTATCTCCAACCCCCCCCCACAAcccacgcacgcacgcacgcacgcacgcacacacacacacacacacacacacacacacacacacacataaacaattGTACTGTTTGCACGTACTGTCTGTCTCCCACATCGTGTTTTTCTGTTATGTCTCTCACTTTTTGTGCTGCATCacttgataaaaaaagaaactctcTCTGGTGTATTTGTTTGGAACagcaagcttttattttgaagttttgagGTTAAGGCACCCAGACCGGAGGTTTTATTGAAtacttctctgctctctgtccaAACTCAaagatgtttatgtattttgcTTTTGGGAACTAATCGATCGAGATTAAATCGAAACAATTTCCTCCGTCTTTTTCAACTAAACGACACCAGCAGCTGTAAAGCATGCAGAGTGTAATGTCTGCTGCTGGAGTCTCTTCATCACAGACATGGGagatgttgtcttcattgtcaaACAGCTGATGAGAATGTACTTGACtcgggcagaaatgttcagGGCTGATGTGTTAAGACGCTCTTTGTGTACTTCCTCATTCTGACTAAAACGAGCCTACGGAtgtctctgggtttgaacactgttggaaacacttgggataatgtaagaacaccACTCAACGAAATCTAAAACTCAAACCTAGTCCCGCTTTCATGGATCACAATCCTTTAGCCTTAATAAGCTTATTAAGTTTTCAATGTGAATATATGTGGGACCTACCTCCATTCTGCAGTCCTGGTCTGTCTGCCTCTAGTTTCACTTTCGGGTTCACGCTGTCTTCAGTGTTCACTCCGTGTCTTTTAGCGACCCCTGTCGGTGACCCACTAAATAACAgccaacatttttcattttcaataaaaaacctttatttaacacATTGAGCTTGAGTTATTACTGTTGAACACAGCTCGTAGTTATTCCAAGCAGCATAAGGAATAATGGCAaagacatacacaaacacaacag encodes the following:
- the LOC140996077 gene encoding E3 ubiquitin-protein ligase DTX3L, with translation MEFFRDITITIDEADFKDPGRLMKILHSHSPKKKGSCYKVRGTYEELENLYILLSPMRRQYIPATHAQISHQDEQALTAVKSVDVSAVVMLYIEQRCAEQLDKICGNTFVIETQPGLGTVHSNPSSTVQVTFRPRHVSIHPVRADFVRQQFITFYQRTASDLQVTSVSVSPHDHKDLQRRFPHLLFKPSRNRNEETVTGPFVHIVKLKEFLLQNTKSSSKRPNKCLADTPNSTSGPSHSNDPEEEACPICMEPILKTEKKTLQCKHSFCRDCLKQAFDYKPVCPTCGKIYGIMKGTQPDGGKMNVTKTSSSLPGYENYGTIIIHYDIPSGIQKEEHPNPGQPYEGASRTAYLPDSPEGRSILKLLKQAFEQRLIFTVGRSTTSGRNNIVTWNDIHHKTSTHGGPTHYGYPDPDYLSRVRDELTVKGIK